Proteins encoded in a region of the Trypanosoma brucei gambiense DAL972 chromosome 4, complete sequence genome:
- a CDS encoding diphthine synthase, putative encodes MFTLIGLGLGDANDITVNGLKAVHDADVVYLEAYTSFLINSSPEELSAAYGKPVIVADREMVESGDVLRDAESKKVAFLVVGDVFGATTHSDLVVRCREQKIECRAIHNASIINAVGCCGLQLYRFGQVLSLCFWTETWKPDSWYDRLKTNRDAGLHTLVLLDIKVKEISDENLARGRKVYEPPRYMKISEAIDQILAVEKRKGRGAVAVDGGTLAVGMARVGSATQQVVAGPMQALRAVDFGTPLHSLVIAGEVHPCEEEHLRLFYLN; translated from the coding sequence ATGTTCACCCTAATAGGTCTGGGACTTGGTGATGCCAACGACATCACAGTCAACGGACTCAAGGCGGTCCACGACGCAGACGTTGTTTACCTCGAGGCATACACATCGTTCCTCATTAACAGCTCACCCGAGGAGCTTTCTGCAGCGTATGGGAAGCCTGTTATTGTCGCTGATAGGGAAATGGTGGAGAGTGGGGATGTTTTGAGGGATGCGGAAAGTAAAAAGGTTGCATTTCTGGTTGTTGGTGACGTCTTTGGGGCAACGACGCACTCCGACTTGGTTGTGCGCTGTCGGGAACAGAAGATTGAGTGTCGTGCCATTCATAATGCCTCCATTATCAATGCCGTGGGGTGCTGTGGTCTCCAGCTCTATCGATTTGGTCAGGTGCTTTCACTTTGTTTCTGGACTGAGACATGGAAACCAGACTCGTGGTACGACAGATTGAAGACAAACCGTGACGCAGGTCTTCACACTTTGGTGTTATTGGACATCAAGGTAAAGGAGATCTCCGATGAAAATCTTGCGCGTGGTCGGAAAGTTTATGAACCACCGCGGTACATGAAGATAAGTGAAGCAATTGACCAAATCCTCGCAGTTGAGAAGAGAAAGGGTAGGGGTGCGGTTGCTGTGGACGGGGGTACGCTAGCTGTTGGCATGGCGAGAGTCGGGTCGGCAACACAGCAGGTCGTCGCTGGGCCTATGCAAGCTTTGCGTGCAGTTGATTTTGGGACCCCCCTTCACTCTCTGGTTATTGCAGGAGAGGTTCACCCATGCGAGGAAGAGCACTTGCGTCTTTTTTACCTTAATTAA
- a CDS encoding protein kinase, putative, translated as MVPSEPQQELPVEQVLGDAVSTPTTNVEGSPTVTAGMPAQRLRPAARRAMGHRRSVSVFYEVSAQSAASPTCSTRGTSTLNAHFLNLPEMLQTVLNAPADKILPRERLRLLDRVLGHGSFGEVVYGELARNVSAVECHVDPVLGLPRVAPPCRSSGAATGGPADDSSISPAEPPRNFGSAAARSDLISAVADVAAGDCRSKHGSANTENGCSFSDMAEGTAAGDGVKCGRSTLNRDSDGGMCDLEDAFLASTYCVSTQSSSHSCISTTVADSPQPCRDQFVSSRTDTSRLGDLEATTEPSTQKELSTVVAVKRVDKGRLSKRQQFVVAFHSEVHLSCTLQHPSLVFVHGVAEDETELYLVMEVAEGGTLQEYAKEASAEDLQLTVPRMIAEIVLALEYLRQHGVAHRDIKPCNILLTKDHHVKLADFGSACKIDDPAANTFGGTVAYMAPEVVKTGKATSTSDLWSLGCVVFELFASQTPIQGKTHVLMMSAIKEYQNGSIAFPETFPTDAQNLVQLLLRCEPCDRLGSDETGGFESLKKHDFFANVDWAQYNCLSKPGP; from the coding sequence ATGGTGCCGTCTGAACCCCAGCAGGAGCTTCCGGTCGAGCAGGTATTAGGGGACGCCGTCAGTACACCAACCACAAATGTGGAGGGGTCCCCAACCGTAACTGCCGGTATGCCTGCGCAGCGTCTAAGACCTGCTGCACGTCGCGCCATGGGCCACCGCCGGTCGGTTAGTGTATTTTACGAAGTGTCGGCGCAATCTGCAGCATCCCCCACGTGCTCTACGCGGGGCACATCCACGTTGAATGCACACTTCCTTAACTTGCCTGAGATGCTGCAAACTGTGTTGAATGCACCAGCGGACAAGATTCTACCTAGAGAGCGGCTCCGGCTCCTGGATAGGGTATTGGGCCATGGTTCGTTTGGGGAAGTAGTGTATGGAGAGTTGGCACGTAATGTTAGCGCAGTGGAATGCCACGTAGATCCGGTATTAGGACTTCCCCGAGTCGCGCCCCCGTGTCGCAGCTCCGGAGCTGCAACAGGGGGCCCTGCGGACGATAGTAGCATAAGCCCCGCAGAGCCGCCACGAAACTTTGGGAGCGCTGCTGCTCGTAGTGATTTGATCTCTGCTGTTGCTGATGTAGCCGCTGGGGACTGTCGTAGCAAGCATGGTAGCGCCAACACAGAGAATGGCTGCTCTTTCTCTGATATGGCTGAGGGCACCGCTGCTGGGGATGGTGTTAAGTGCGGCCGAAGTACACTAAACCGTGACTCGGACGGGGGCATGTGTGACTTAGAGGATGCCTTTTTGGCGTCAACATATTGCGTGAGCACCCAATCGTCAAGTCATTCCTGTATATCGACTACTGTAGCCGACTCCCCACAGCCATGTCGCGACCAATTTGTCTCTAGTAGGACTGACACTTCTCGGTTGGGGGATTTGGAAGCCACAACAGAACCATCAACCCAAAAAGAGTTGTCAACAGTAGTGGCGGTGAAACGAGTAGACAAAGGCCGTTTGTCAAAGCGTCAGCAGTTTGTAGTTGCCTTCCACTCGGAGGTCCATCTCAGTTGTACCCTTCAACACCCTTCTCTAGTTTTTGTGCATGGAGTAGCGGAGGATGAGACGGAACTCTATCTTGTTATGGAAGTTGCTGAAGGGGGTACACTTCAGGAGTATGCCAAAGAAGCATCGGCGGAGGATCTACAACTTACTGTCCCTCGCATGATAGCTGAAATTGTTCTGGCGTTAGAGTACCTACGACAACATGGCGTCGCACACCGTGATATTAAACCGTGTAATATTTTGCTTACTAAAGACCACCACGTAAAGCTGGCTGATTTTGGTTCGGCTTGCAAAATTGATGACCCCGCAGCGAACACATTCGGGGGCACCGTCGCCTACATGGCTCCAGAGGTGGTGAAGACAGGAAAAGCGACATCGACGAGCGACTTATGGTCCCTCGGCTGCGTTGTGTTCGAACTCTTCGCAAGTCAAACACCGATCCAGGGGAAAACTCATGTGCTCATGATGTCGGCGATAAAGGAGTATCAGAATGGCAGCATCGCCTTTCCCGAAACCTTCCCAACAGATGCTCAGAATCTTGTGCAACTTCTTCTTAGGTGTGAACCATGCGATCGTCTGGGTTCTGACGAAACAGGGGGTTTTGAATCCTTAAAGAAGCACGATTTTTTTGCCAACGTCGACTGGGCCCAGTATAATTGTTTGTCGAAGCCGGGGCCTTGA
- a CDS encoding cytochrome c oxidase VIII (COX VIII), putative: MIRRTAPAVSFTTSHRALMLRTNRPLLSADMHSLERFKVAWDEMPVHLIGASRKQSFEWYWKCMYQLGIRSTYRMTKSRVVMNWCAVFVFMYLTYISVCFSSFYHIYYQDWPEEFKRENARAYAQSKGSDVWAADGKFIKPYFHINPPMLTMTTEDL; the protein is encoded by the coding sequence ATGATCCGTCGCACGGCACCAGCAGTGAGCTTCACAACGTCTCACCGCGCCCTGATGCTGCGCACTAACCGCCCTCTTTTGTCCGCTGATATGCACTCGCTGGAACGCTTCAAAGTCGCGTGGGATGAGATGCCTGTTCATCTAATCGGTGCTTCGCGCAAGCAATCTTTTGAGTGGTACTGGAAGTGTATGTATCAACTTGGCATTCGCTCAACATACCGCATGACAAAGAGTCGAGTGGTTATGAATTGGTGCgcagtgtttgtttttatgtaTCTGACATACATCTCTGTGTGCTTCTCGTCGTTTTACCATATATACTATCAGGACTGGCCCGAAGAATTCAAGCGGGAGAACGCACGGGCATATGCACAATCCAAGGGTTCGGATGTTTGGGCAGCGGATGGCAAGTTTATCAAACCGTACTTTCACATAAATCCTCCGATGCTAACAATGACGACTGAAGATCTGTGA